From Dechloromonas sp. A34:
GCCAATGCTGCCAACCGGACGTCCTTTGTAGGACGCACCATGCGCCTGCGCACAATCTTCGATCACTTTCAGGCCGAACTCATCGGCCAGCGCCATGATCGGATCCATATCACAAGGCCAGCCGGCCAGATGGACGCAGATGATGGCGCGCGTGCGCGGCGTAATCACCTGGCGTATCGTTTCCGCAGTGATGTTCTGCGAGTCACGGTCGATATCGGCAAAAACCGGAACCGCGCCAGCGTTGACGACGCAAGAAGCGGAAGCAAGGAATGTTCTAGGCGTCACCACTACCTCATCGCCGGCACCGATCCCGAGCGCCTGCAGGGCGACATCCAGGGCAACGGTACCGTTAGCCAGCGCCACCGCGTGCTGGCAGCCAGCCCAGGTCGCAAACTCTTCCTCGAATAAACGACACTGATCGCCGGTCCAATAATTGACCCGATTGGACAAGATCACGGCGCGCACGGCCTCGGCCTCCTCCTCGGAATAAGAGGGCCACGGAGAAAAAGGGGTATTCAGCATCGATAGTCTCTTTACTTCTTCATTGGGCGGGCCGGATTGCCAACGACAACCGCTCCGGGTGGCACCTCACGGGTGACGACCGCCCCCATGCCCACCACGGCGCCAGCGCCTATCTTCAACGGCAGCCCAGGGGTTCCCTGGCGAATCACGGCACCGGCGCCGATGTAGGCATGATCGTCGATCCAGACATTACCGTTACATTTGACGCCCGGTGCGAACGTCACGTAATCGCCAATCACGCAATCGTGCTCGACATAGCTGTACAGATTGGCGTGAAAATGCCGGCCGATCCGGATATTGGAGGTCAGCGTCACGAACGGACACAGGATTACGCCATCGCCGATACTGACATCGTCCATCACCACCGCATTGGCCGCACAAACTGACCAGGGCAGCACGCCATCGGCTTCGCAGCGGGCAACAATGTTCTGGCGAACCAAGCTGCCGGCGATCGCCACGCAGACGAAACGTTCGCTCGCCGGCAAGGCGAGAAAAGCCGCATAACTCAGCAAACGATGGCCATTCACCCGCTCCGGCCCCGCTGCATCATCAATGAATACCAGCCGGTCCGTAGCGACGGTTTCCTCCCCCAGTTGCTCCCGCGCCAAGGGCATCACCCCGCGGCCGCAACCGCTCGCCCCAAAGATGCCATATAGCGGCCGGCTCATTGTTCCTTGCTCCCGGTGAATTTGGACATCGTCGCTTCGCCAGCCGCACTGATTCCCTCGCTGACCAGAACCTTCCTGGCAGTCAGCCACAGGATTTTCATGTCAAGCCAGAACGACCGATGATCCACATACCAGACATCCAGCCGAAAACGCTCTTCCCAACTCAGGGCATTGCGTCCATTAACCTGCGCCCAGCCGGTGATTCCAGGCAGTACCGCATGCCGGCGCATCTGCTCCGCAGAATACAGCGGCAGATACTCCATCAGCAGCGGACGCGGACCGACAATGCCCATGTCGCCCTTCAACACGTTGATCAGTTGGGGCAATTCGTCAATGCTGGTGCGCCGCAACAACGTTCCCCAACGCGTCAGCCGTTTAGCATCGGGCAATGCACGCCCCGCGGCATCATATCCCTCACGCATAGTTCGGAACTTGTAGAGCATGAAAGGCCTGCCTAGATAACCGGGCCGCTGTTGCCGGAAAAAGACCGGGCGTCCCATATCGAGCCAGACCACAAGCGCTCCCACGAGAAAAAATGGCGAAGCAAATACCAGAACGGCCAGCGCAAACAAGATATCAAACAGCCGCTTCATTCCTGTGCTCCGACGCGGCCACCCAAAGCGCCGCCAAGCAATCCGGTGATGAATTCAACCTGTGCAGCCACCACCGTTCCCGATGCGAAATCGGCCATCGCACGTTGACGCGCATAAGCACCCATCGATGTACGCAGCCCCGGTTCACGGGCAAATTGCTGCAGTAGCCGCGCCATCCTCATCACATCGCCGACGGGATGCAAGCACCCGCTCTTGCCGTCCTCGACCGCATCCGTCAAACCGTAGATAGCGGAGGCAATCGCCGGCACCCCACACGCTGCTGCCTCGATGATCACCGAACCAAACCCCTCACGATAACTGGGCAGACAGAA
This genomic window contains:
- a CDS encoding acetyltransferase — translated: MSRPLYGIFGASGCGRGVMPLAREQLGEETVATDRLVFIDDAAGPERVNGHRLLSYAAFLALPASERFVCVAIAGSLVRQNIVARCEADGVLPWSVCAANAVVMDDVSIGDGVILCPFVTLTSNIRIGRHFHANLYSYVEHDCVIGDYVTFAPGVKCNGNVWIDDHAYIGAGAVIRQGTPGLPLKIGAGAVVGMGAVVTREVPPGAVVVGNPARPMKK
- a CDS encoding sugar transferase; its protein translation is MKRLFDILFALAVLVFASPFFLVGALVVWLDMGRPVFFRQQRPGYLGRPFMLYKFRTMREGYDAAGRALPDAKRLTRWGTLLRRTSIDELPQLINVLKGDMGIVGPRPLLMEYLPLYSAEQMRRHAVLPGITGWAQVNGRNALSWEERFRLDVWYVDHRSFWLDMKILWLTARKVLVSEGISAAGEATMSKFTGSKEQ